CGTCATTGCGTTACTCCGTCGGTGGCAATCCCGAGCTGACGCGCCAGCGCCAGCAGCTGCTTGCCGCCGTCGCCATCGGCCGGGAAGGTTTTCAGGCCCTCCCTTAGCGCGGCCAGCGCCTTGTCTCGTTGATCAAGGACAACATGGGAGCGGATCAGTCGCGCCCAGCCTTCGAGATTATCCGGATTTTCCTTCAGCCGGCTTTCGAGGCTGCCGACCATACCCCGGATCATTTCCTGGCGATCGCCGGCGCTCATGCTCTGGGCCGCAGCCACATCATCGGCACTCGGATTGCCCGGCGCTGCAGCGCTGGTGGCGCCCCCCAATTCAGCCACGTGCTGTTTGACGAGCGGCAGCCAGGGTGCGTCGGCCGGCGACGTCGCGACCAGCCGGTTGAAGGCGGTCAGTGCTTCCGCGTTCTTGCCTTCCTGCTTGAGGCCGAGGGCAAGATAGAATTCCGAGCGCGGGTCATTGGGGTCGAGCGCGAGCGCCTGCTTCAGCGCGTCCTGCGCCTTGCTCGTCACGACGCCGTCGGACTGCACGACCATTGCCTCGGCGTAGCCGCCAAGACGTGCCGGCGTCGGGCCGAGCAGGCGGATCGCCCGGTCATAGGCATCGACCGCATCTTCGACGCGGCCGTTGCGCATGTAGATCGGCGCAAGCAGGTCCCAGCCGGCGCCGTCGTTCGGGTTTATCGCCAGGTGGTTCTCGGCCTTGGCAATCAGGATGTTGATGTCGCCATTGGGATCGGCCAGGCGTGCGGCGAGCGGCTGCGCCGGAAGGCCCGGACTGCCGGTCAGCAAGTAAAGACAGAGCCCGACGGCCGGAAGACAGAGCAGCACGAAGGCCTGGGCCAGACGGCTGACACTGCGACGCGGCGCAGCAGCCGGCGCCACTTCGCTGTCGCTCTCGCCAACGGCCAGCAGCCGGCGCGCCACTTCGGCGCGCGCAAGCTCGGCGTCATCGCCGCCGATCAGACCGCTGTCCTGGTCGCGCTTCAACTCCTCGAGCTGGTCGCGATAGACTTCGATGTCATGGCTGTGGGGAGACGACGGGGCTTCCCCTGCCCGCAGCAGCGGCAGGATGAGCACGGCAGCGACAGCCGCCGTCAGGGTGGCGACGAGGATCCAGAACAACATGGAAGCTCAATACTATGGCCCCCATGCCATTCCAACACGAAAACCCCTTATGACGGAGATTTGAGGCGTTTCGCCGCAACGGCGGATCGAGCCGCCCGGGCGCATCCGGAAGACCCGGCCCGCCAGGCCTCAGGTCAGCGGCGTCCAGCTGCCGTCCGGGTTGCGGCAGGCAGCGCCCCGCGCCGTCTTCGGCTGGCCCTTGACGGTAACCGTGTGGCTATACTGGCGGCAGTTCTGCGACCCGACCTGATAGGGAGCGGCTGCAACGACCGAACCGTTGACGCCGCGCCCGTCCCAGGTCACCGGCTGGCCACCGGGGGCCGCTTCAAGTGCGCGGTACTCCGCCTCCAGGGCCCGCTGGCGGTCCGATGCTCCGATGTCGAGATCGGTAAGACGCGCGATCACCCCGCCCTGGAGTGCCGCGATGTAATTGGTCGAGGTGGCACCGCGCGTCGCCGTCGAGCCGAGGCTGGCGGCCGCACCCTTGCTGCCCGTCGTGCCGCATCCGGCCAGTGCGACGGCCGAAGCGACCACAACGATCCTGCCGCCGACGACAATAGCCCGTGTCATTTCTGCCTGGTTCCTCATGATCCGCGACACTCAATCATCCTATCCGAAGTCGCATCCTTAAGCTCGTTCCATTCGAGCACGGTGACGACTAGTCCTTGATTTTCTTTTGGCATTCCCCGCGTGCCGAGGCAACGGCGGGCCCTGCGGGTGTGACATTTTCAAGCACGGGTGTGACCCCTAAATCACGATGGATTCGCAAGCGAGCGACGCCAGACCCACGTATTTCTCCCGCACCCTCTAAACGGCCGCCGGCAAAACCAGTTCCGCCCGCAAGCCTCCCTCGTCCCGCCGCGACAGGGTGATGGTGCCCTGGTACTCCCGAACGATCTCGCTGACGATCGAAAGACCGAGCCCGGTTCCCGGCTTGCTTTCGTCGAGCCGCTTGCCGCGCTTCATCGCCACGGCGATCTGGTCGGGGTTGAGCCCCGGCCCATCGTCGTCGACATCGAGAACGATCCACTGCCGTCCTGGTTCCTTGGCATGAACCTCGCTCGGCGCCGGCCTGACGTTCAGCCATACCTCGGCTCGGGCGTGGCGGGCGGCATTTTCGAGCAGGTTGCCGACGGTCTCCTCGACGTCCTGCAGCTCCATGGCAAGAACCAGTCCCGGCGGGTTGATAGACAGATGAACCTGCTTTTCCGGATTGAGCTTGCGCATGACGCGCACGAGGCGTTCGAGCGCCGGCTGCGCTTCGGTCCGCGCCAGCACGGACTCACGCTGCGCCGCGATCCGGGCGCGGCTCAGATAGGACTGAACCTGGGTCTGCATCGCATCGACCTGGGTGCGCACCAGCTCGCCGTGCGATGCCTCGAGCACCCGCGCCTCGTTCAGCAACACCGCGATCGGCGTCTTCAGCGAATGGGCGAGATTGCCGACCTGCATGCGGGCGCGCTCGACGATGCGGCGGTTGCTGTCGATCAGGGCGTTGACCTCGTTGGCGAGCGGCTGGATCTCGCGCGGGAATGCGCCATCCAAGCGTTCGCTTTCGCCGGCGCGGATCTTTTCCATCGAGCGCCGGACCTCATCGAGAGGCCTAAGACCGAAGAGGATGGTGAGCGCGTTCACGCCAAGCCCACCAAGACCGAAGATGGAGAGCGCGATCGTCAGGTTGCGGGTGAAGCGGTTGATGTCGGCCTCGAGCACATCGCGGTTGCCCGCCACGCGAAAGCGCGCCGTGTGGCCCTGGATGTCGAGAACGACCTCGGTCTCGGAGACCTCGACCTCGTTCCCGAAGGGATCCTTGGTGGTGTAGAAGCGGACATAGCCGGTATCGAAGGGCACCTCGTCGACGCTGGCGATCGGCAGCTTGCCGTTGCCGAGCGAGGTCGAGATCAAAGGCGGCGTGTCGAACTCGCCGATCGGATCGACGATCCAGTACCAGCCGGTCTGCGGCTGCGAGAACCGGAGGTCGCCAAGCTGCGGGCTCCCCGACAGCACCGTCCTCTCGTTGACGGAAATCGAGTTGACGACGTTGAAGAGCTGGGCGCGCAGCAGGTCCTTGAAGCCGCGCTCGGAGCCCTGGCGATAGAGCTCGGAGATCACCACGCCGATCACGACGAGCGCCACCACCGCCCAGACGGTGGAGACCACCAGAACGCGTGCGGTGAGCGATCTAATTGCCATTGCCCGGCGCTTGCATACGGTATCCGAGACCGCGCACCGTTTCGATCAGATCGTTGCCGATCTTCTTGCGCAGCCGGCCGATGAACACTTCAATCGTATTGGAATCGCGATCGAAATCCTGATCGTACATGTGCTCGACCAGTTCCGTGCGCGAAACCACCTGCCCCATGTGGTGCATGAGATAGGAGAGCAGCCGGAACTCGTGCGACGTCAGCTTCAATGCCACGCCATCGACCGTTGCCTTGGAGCCCTTGGTATCGAGGCGGACCGGGCCGCAGACGATCTCCGAGCTCGCATGGCCGGCAGCGCGCCGGATCAGCGCGCGGATGCGGGCG
The nucleotide sequence above comes from Ensifer sp. PDNC004. Encoded proteins:
- the ccmI gene encoding c-type cytochrome biogenesis protein CcmI, which gives rise to MLFWILVATLTAAVAAVLILPLLRAGEAPSSPHSHDIEVYRDQLEELKRDQDSGLIGGDDAELARAEVARRLLAVGESDSEVAPAAAPRRSVSRLAQAFVLLCLPAVGLCLYLLTGSPGLPAQPLAARLADPNGDINILIAKAENHLAINPNDGAGWDLLAPIYMRNGRVEDAVDAYDRAIRLLGPTPARLGGYAEAMVVQSDGVVTSKAQDALKQALALDPNDPRSEFYLALGLKQEGKNAEALTAFNRLVATSPADAPWLPLVKQHVAELGGATSAAAPGNPSADDVAAAQSMSAGDRQEMIRGMVGSLESRLKENPDNLEGWARLIRSHVVLDQRDKALAALREGLKTFPADGDGGKQLLALARQLGIATDGVTQ
- the feuP gene encoding two-component system response regulator FeuP, which codes for MRILIVEDDANLNRQLAEVLKEAGYVVDQAYDGEEGHYLGDAEPYDAVILDIGLPEMDGITVLEKWRGDGKTMPVLILTARDRWSDKVAGIDAGADDYVAKPFHVEEVLARIRALIRRAAGHASSEIVCGPVRLDTKGSKATVDGVALKLTSHEFRLLSYLMHHMGQVVSRTELVEHMYDQDFDRDSNTIEVFIGRLRKKIGNDLIETVRGLGYRMQAPGNGN
- a CDS encoding HAMP domain-containing sensor histidine kinase gives rise to the protein MAIRSLTARVLVVSTVWAVVALVVIGVVISELYRQGSERGFKDLLRAQLFNVVNSISVNERTVLSGSPQLGDLRFSQPQTGWYWIVDPIGEFDTPPLISTSLGNGKLPIASVDEVPFDTGYVRFYTTKDPFGNEVEVSETEVVLDIQGHTARFRVAGNRDVLEADINRFTRNLTIALSIFGLGGLGVNALTILFGLRPLDEVRRSMEKIRAGESERLDGAFPREIQPLANEVNALIDSNRRIVERARMQVGNLAHSLKTPIAVLLNEARVLEASHGELVRTQVDAMQTQVQSYLSRARIAAQRESVLARTEAQPALERLVRVMRKLNPEKQVHLSINPPGLVLAMELQDVEETVGNLLENAARHARAEVWLNVRPAPSEVHAKEPGRQWIVLDVDDDGPGLNPDQIAVAMKRGKRLDESKPGTGLGLSIVSEIVREYQGTITLSRRDEGGLRAELVLPAAV